Below is a genomic region from Pseudomonas berkeleyensis.
TCGATCAGAAAACCGACACCGTGCTCCATCAGGCGCCCGACGATTCCCAGGCCATGGGTGCAGCGGATGGTGCGAATGCGTCCGCCGAGAAAGGGGCCGGGGTATTCATGCTCTGGCAACAACACCTGCACGTTCAGGCCACGCTGTCGCAGGTAGCTGGCGTCGTGCGGCGTGCAGATCACCGGAATCTGCCGCTCGCGCAGCCACTGGGTGCCGGCACGATCCAGGTGATCGAAATGACCTTTCTGGCAATGGGTGATCAGGCAGTGAGTGACCGACTCCAGCGCGGCGCGAGCACCGACTGGCAACTCGACCATTGGGTTGCGCTGGCGAGCGCCGAACAATCGCAGCGGTGGTAACGCGCCCTGCCGGGCCAGCATGGGGTCGACCAGAACGCGGTACTGGCCGAATTCGATGATGATGGTGGCGTTACGCAGTTGCTGAATCTTCATGAAAAGCCCTCGGGTTCTGAGGGCTCCATGCTGCCTATCCGGCTTCAGGGCAATAATGGCAGTATTGGACATCTTTGATTCATTTCAGGCCATCACTCCATGCGCATTGGTTTGCTGCTGTATCCAGACTGTATGCCTGCCGGGCTGTTCGCCTTCGCCGACCTGCTGCACGCGGCCAACCGCCGAAGCGGACACCCGCTGTTCGAGGTTCACTATGTCGCCGAGCGGGCCGGATCGGTGCAGTGCGCGCATGGCATGAGCCTGCAGGCCAGCGCCGCGCTCGCCCCGCGCCAGCTCGATGCCCTGCTCATCCCCGGTTTCTGGGCCGAATCGGCGGAGCAGGCAGAGGCGGTTTTGAGCGGCAATGCCGCACTGATCAAGGCGCTGTCGTCCATTGGCAAGCGCGTGCAGCTGTGGAGCTACTGCACGGGTGTCGGCCTGCTCGCCGCCAGCGGTCGCCTGAACGGCCAGGCGGCAACGGTGACCTGGTGGCTGGCGGACGTCATGCGTGAACGCTTCGCACGGGTACGCTGGCAAAGCGAGAGCAGTTGCGTGTTCGCCCAGGGCGTAGCCACTGCATCCGGGGTGAACGGCTACTTGCCGATTGCCCAGGGCGTGATCGAGCGGCACCTCAGCGAACAGGCCTTCAGGGACATCAGCCAGTTGATGGTGCTGCCCCGCCCGGCTGTCCCGCACAGTGCGTTCCAGGGCGCCAGTCTGATGCAGCAGCCCGTGGGCCTGTTGCGCCGCCTGCATGCCCTGATCGAACAAACGCCTGCCGAGCAACTGACGGTGCAGGTGCTGGCCGACCAATTGGCGATGTCCGAACGCACCCTGGCGCGCAAGGTAAGCGCACAAACCGGTGAACCGGTTGCGAGCTACGCGCGGCGCATCAAGCTCTACCAACTCAGCGAACGCCTGGCCATGACCTCCTCACCGCTGAGCACCCTCAGTGCCGAGCTGGGCTTCAGCAGCCCGGCCAATCTGCGGCGCATGTTCAAGGCGCTGACCGGGCTGACACCTGCGCAGTATCGCCAGCAGTACGGGCGTATCTGATCGCGCAATTCGCGGCACTCGACAGCGACGGAAAAGACCCGACGACAAGCGAAAAGCCGTTTCGCTCGTTGCGCTGATGCAACAGTCCTTTGTCGAATCGACGGTTTAATGAGCTTGCTAACGAGGCGTATAACCGAAGTGCGACATATCGCCGCATTCGCATTTCGAGGAGACAAGCATGAACGTGATCGTGCATGAGCGTGACAACGAACATCTTTCCCGTGAAGCCCGTGCCATGGGAATCGTGGTCTGGGATGTGATTCAGAACGGAGAGCTGGTCGGCATCTTCCCGTCGCAGGACGAAGCCAATGCCTACCGCCAGGCGCTGGAAGAAGCGCAACCGCAAGGATGAACAGAGGCTGTTGCCGTTTCCAGCGAAACGGCAACAGCTTCAAAGATGCATCTAGCCCACAGCCCTCAAGCGCCCCCCCCGAACCGCCCCGCCAGCCGGCAACCCCCGGTAATCCTTCGGCAACCAATAGCGCAGGTAGCCCGCCAGGCGTTGCCAGAATCCTGAAGTGCCGTGTTGGTAGCAGGGCAACTCGCGTGGCAGTAACAACTGCGCCGCCAGGTAGCCGACCTCCGCTTCGCAGTAGTCGTAACTCCCCCGATCAGCTGTTTCAAGATCGGGCCAGGCGTAGCGACGTTCAGAGTGGATATTCATCGCCTCGGCCCTCTCACAGATCGAGCACGAGGGGCTGCACGCCGTCCTCGCCCTGCGCCGGGATTGCACAGCAGATCAGCACACTACCGTCCTCCGGCAATTCAGTCGGTGGGTTCGGGTAGTGCACCTGACCGCTGACCAGGCGCGTCTTGCAGGTACCGCAGGAACCGCCACGGCAGCTGAACTCAGGCGTCAGGCCACGGCTTTCTGCCAGTTCCAGCAGGCTGCCACCCTCCGGCTTCCAGCGTGCCTCCTTACTCGAGGAGGTGAAGTACACCGGTACCGGCTCGCTCGCGGCGGGCGGCTGGACGAAGGTGACGCTCTGACCATCCGTGCGACGCGTCAGTGTCGACGGGCCGAACGCCTCGGCATGAATGCGCGTGTCGGCGACGTTCAAATCGCGCAGGCCGTCGTAGATCGCCTGGGTAAAGGCGGCCGGGCCACACAGGTAGAAATCGTAATCGTCGAACGACAGCGCCGCCTTGATCTGCGCCAGCTCGATGCGCCCATGCTGCTCGTAGTCGTGCCCGAGCACTGCGTCCTGCTCCGGTGCACTGAGAGCACGGTGAACCTGCAACAGGCCACCCGCGCGCTGTACCAACTCGCGCAGCTCGGCCTGGAACGGCAGGTCAGCGAGCGTCCGTGCGCCCTGGAAGAAGTGGATACGCCTGCCCTGCTCCAGCGCCACCTGCTCGCGCAGCATCGACAGCAACGGGGTGATGCCGACACCGGCACCGATCAGCACCAGTGGCCGGTTGGTCTCACTGTTCAGGGTGAAACTGCCCAACGGCGGGCGCACGTCCAGCACAGCGCCTACCCGGATCTGCTCGTGCAGATGCCGCGAAACCACACCCTGCGCCTTGATGCTGATACGCAGCTGATTGTCCGACGGTGCACTGGACAGGCTGTAGGTACGCAACAGGGTTTCGCCCGTGGCAGTAGTGATGCGAATCGGCAGGTGCTGACCGGCGGCGAAGCGCGGTGCAACGCCTTGCTCAGGCGTCAGCACGAACGAGCGGATATCGGCGCTCTCCTGCTGCTGGTGCTGCACGCGCCAGCGCTGCCACTGGTTGCGCTGCTCACGTTCGCGCAGGCGGGCGTCGGTTTCCGCCCAGGTGCCGGTCATCAGGCTGGTCGGTGCATATTCTTCGAAGGCCCAGCGCAGTGAGGTCGCTGCCGGGCGCAGCACCGCCTGTTCGACGTCGAGCGTCCACAGCCGCTCGGCGCCTTCGAAGGCGTTGATCAGCGGGCTGTCGAGGATGATCTCGGCGCGACCAGCCAGTTGCAGCACGTCGCCGCTGGTGAAATCGACGAACAGCAGACCGGCGCGCGCGGATTGACGCTGAGGTTGCCCAGGGTATTGAAGAACAGATTGCCGGCGTAGTCGGGAATGGTCAGCCGATTACCTTCCACCCGCACGAAGCCGGCGCGCCCGCCACGGTGCGAAACGTCTACCGAGCGGCGGCCATCGTCGTGCTCGACGTAACTGGCGACGAAGAAGGTGTCGGCGCTGCGGATCATCTCGACGCTGCGCGCATCCAGTTCGGTCGCATCAATGCGCTCGATACCCCGTTCGTGCGCGCGGCGGTACTGGCGCAGTTGGATGTACTGCGGGCAATTGCCGTAGGAATGCTCCACGGTGATCTCCAGGCGCTGCGCCGAGGCTTGGCGAATATGCCCATTGAGACGATTGCGCCGCCGCGTATGCAGCTCGATGCCGAGCAGGCCGATGGCCTCGCCGCTGCCCAGGCCGGATGTAGCCGGATCGAGCGGGTCGAGCGCCATGGCGGCGAGATCGAACGACAGCTGGCGTGGATCGGGCGAGGTGACGAAACCCTCCTCACCCTCGATCAGGGTGGCCCAGGGCTGGCCTACGCCATCCACAGCACCTGCGATCATGAACGGCAGCTGGTGATAGAACTCGCGATGCTGATCCGGCATGTAGTCGCGGATCACCTTCTGCCCGAGCACTTCCATACGTTCGCCAACGCCGACCTTTTCCTGCAGTTGCCGTTCACCGGCGTGCCAGGGCGACTGCCGGTGGCTGGGGAGCTGTTGCATGTTCTGTCCTCCACGCAAGAAGCTGCCGAGTGATCCCGGCAGCGGCTGTAGAGCGCTTCTAAAAACGTAGGCGAGGCAGCCAGCGCAAGGCAAAAACAAGCGAAAACGCGGAGTTTACGTGCTGTAAATGAGCAGTTTGAGCTTGTTTTTAACGCAGTGATGGCAACGCAGGTAGTTTTTAGAGGCGCCCTGCGACTCAGGCTTGCAGGCCGGCAGCTGTACGCGGCATAGGCACGAACCCCGGCAACGCTTCGATACGAGCCAACCAGGCGCGAATGTTCGGGTAGGGCTCCAGCGAGACGTTGCCCTCCGGCGCATGGGCGATGTAGGAGTAGTTGGCGACGTCGGCGATGCTCGGCTTGTCGCCAGTGAGGAACGGGGTTTCGCCCCAGCTCGCCTTCCATCACGGTGAACAACGCATGGGCGCGGTTGATCACTTCCTCGGTGTTGAAGGAGTAGCCGAATACGGTCACCAGACGAGCAGCGGCAGGACCGAAGGCCACCAGCCCGGCGGCCACGGACAACCAGCGCTGAACGCGGGCGGCAGCCGCCGGCTCCTGCGGCAGCCAGTCGTCGTTGCCGTAGCGCTTGGCCAGGTAGACGAGGATGGCATTGGAGTCGCTGACGATGGTGCCGCCGTCATCGATCACCGGCACCTGGCCGAAGGGGTTGAGGGCAAGGAACTCCGGCGTCTTGTGCGCGCCCTTGGCCAGGTCGACGAAGATCAGCTCGGTGGGCAATTGCAGCAGCGACAGCATCAGCTCGGCGCGGTGGGCGTGGCCGGAGCGCGGGAAGTTGTACAGTTTGATGGCGGTACGGGACATGGCGATGATTCCTTTGAGGTTGGCTTAGGACACCGCGAGACGGCTTGCCTTCGCGACGATGGGGCCATATTCGCCCCATCCAATCTCGATAAGAATCACCACACAGGACAATCCACTATTTCACTTTCTGCAATTCACTTCCCTCACACCTGAAACGCTGGATGAGCACGCAGGCGCGGCACGGCAAAATCGAGGAAGCTGCGCAAGCTGCGCCGCCCGCCCCGCCGCCCGCCGTCCTTCGCGGTAATACAGTTGTACCGGCACGGGCGCTGCGGCGAAGCTTTCCAGCACCACCTGCAACTGCCCACTCTGCAACTCCTGATAGGCCTCGTAGCTCAGGCAACGGGTCAGGCCAAAACCGGCGAGTGCCGCGCGGATCGCTGCCTGCGGCGTGCTGCAGGTCAGTCGCGGCGCGAGCCTCACCGCGCCGTCCGCAAAACGCCATTCCCCCACATGACCGGTCGAAGACCGGGCAATGGTGCGATGCACCTGCAGGGCCTGCGGGTTGGCGGGCCAGCCCCAGCGCTCCAGATAGGCCGGCGCCGCACACACCAGCGGCCGCGCCCATCCCAACGGCACGGCGAAACCGGACGAACTGGGCAGATGACCGACCACCACGGCCAGGTCGATGCCCTCCTCCAGCAACCTGGGTGGCTCTTCGCGCGCCACGGTAGCCAGGCTCACCTCGGGAAATTCCGCCAGGTAGTCGACAGCGATGGGGGTCAGTACCTGATGGGTCATCAACAGTGGCAGGGCCAGGGTCAGTTGTCCGGCAGGAGTGGTGTGCAGCCCCGTCACCGACTGCTCGGCCTCCTCCACCCGCTGCAGGATACGCTGGCAGCTC
It encodes:
- a CDS encoding MBL fold metallo-hydrolase; protein product: MKIQQLRNATIIIEFGQYRVLVDPMLARQGALPPLRLFGARQRNPMVELPVGARAALESVTHCLITHCQKGHFDHLDRAGTQWLRERQIPVICTPHDASYLRQRGLNVQVLLPEHEYPGPFLGGRIRTIRCTHGLGIVGRLMEHGVGFLIEMPGEPSLYLAGDTLLTDAVRACVREHRPAVSVVPAGGARFDLGGDIIMGIDEVIEFAQLSGAAVVANHLEAISHCPVSRLALAEAATRAQVEVLIPQDGEVLAF
- a CDS encoding GlxA family transcriptional regulator, coding for MRIGLLLYPDCMPAGLFAFADLLHAANRRSGHPLFEVHYVAERAGSVQCAHGMSLQASAALAPRQLDALLIPGFWAESAEQAEAVLSGNAALIKALSSIGKRVQLWSYCTGVGLLAASGRLNGQAATVTWWLADVMRERFARVRWQSESSCVFAQGVATASGVNGYLPIAQGVIERHLSEQAFRDISQLMVLPRPAVPHSAFQGASLMQQPVGLLRRLHALIEQTPAEQLTVQVLADQLAMSERTLARKVSAQTGEPVASYARRIKLYQLSERLAMTSSPLSTLSAELGFSSPANLRRMFKALTGLTPAQYRQQYGRI